From the Gemmatimonadales bacterium genome, one window contains:
- a CDS encoding FAD:protein FMN transferase, translated as MDRLLPVLAGLLLLACDGKGAGGGPVWIDRKATAMEATLQMSLEAPSRMAAVEASQAVLSAVGASDALLSPNRTDSRVSELNATAVGATAEIDPSLCQVLREVDRSAAEVPGVFDLVIGSLVDAWDLDGDGRVPSVVELEAARRAAGNGGMQLDLDRCVAQRLAAAAGFMPWGFVKGYSLRAVRDSLRAHGVHSAQVTFGQQVVVLGPTRTGGPWRLAIPSPEDNKEEVFTLWLAGGSASTSSQSGRYVRAAGQTIGHILDPRTGTPVPGWGSLTVVAADPLRADVLSTALFVLGPDSAYAWAEGHNDVGVLILDRRDGAIRFRYNEGLRPALDSATATPIR; from the coding sequence ATGGATCGACTTCTTCCCGTCCTGGCTGGTCTCCTCCTCCTCGCCTGTGATGGAAAGGGAGCGGGCGGGGGACCGGTCTGGATCGATCGCAAAGCGACGGCGATGGAGGCCACCCTGCAGATGTCGCTGGAGGCCCCCAGCCGGATGGCCGCGGTCGAGGCGTCCCAGGCGGTCCTCAGCGCCGTCGGGGCCTCGGACGCCCTCCTCTCCCCGAACCGCACCGACAGCCGGGTGAGCGAGCTGAATGCCACGGCGGTCGGGGCCACAGCGGAGATCGACCCGTCGCTGTGCCAGGTGCTGCGGGAGGTCGACCGGAGTGCGGCCGAAGTGCCTGGGGTGTTTGACTTGGTGATCGGCTCGCTCGTGGACGCCTGGGACCTCGATGGCGACGGGCGCGTCCCCTCCGTCGTGGAACTCGAGGCGGCCCGGCGGGCCGCCGGCAACGGCGGCATGCAACTCGACCTCGATCGGTGTGTCGCCCAGCGCCTCGCGGCGGCGGCGGGGTTCATGCCTTGGGGGTTTGTGAAGGGGTACAGCCTGCGCGCGGTCCGCGACAGCTTGCGCGCACATGGGGTCCACTCCGCGCAGGTCACGTTCGGCCAGCAGGTGGTTGTGCTTGGTCCGACGCGAACGGGTGGGCCGTGGCGGCTGGCGATTCCGAGCCCGGAGGACAACAAGGAGGAGGTCTTCACCCTCTGGCTTGCCGGCGGATCGGCGTCGACATCCAGCCAGTCGGGCCGGTACGTCCGCGCAGCAGGGCAAACCATTGGCCATATCCTCGACCCGCGGACCGGAACCCCGGTGCCCGGGTGGGGCAGCCTGACCGTCGTGGCGGCCGACCCACTGCGCGCCGATGTGCTCTCGACCGCGCTCTTCGTGCTCGGGCCAGACAGCGCGTACGCATGGGCGGAGGGGCACAACGACGTCGGGGTGTTGATTCTGGACCGCCGGGACGGCGCGATCCGTTTTCGGTACAACGAGGGCCTGCGTCCTGCACTCGACTCTGCAACGGCTACGCCGATCCGCTGA
- the yihA gene encoding ribosome biogenesis GTP-binding protein YihA/YsxC translates to MSSLPIEFVGSFPDPGVRLEPPLPEVAFVGRSNVGKSSLLNALVGKKGLARVSGTPGKTRLVNVFRLPGLYLVDLPGYGFARASKTARAGFRELLNGYVAQRDTLAGVVWMLDIRRDLSEDDQEVRGLLAASGHPVLAVLTKIDKLGRAAARDRTLALARELQLAVDELQPTSTVTGEGIADLSESILSVADQGHDA, encoded by the coding sequence TTGTCGAGCCTTCCCATCGAGTTCGTCGGATCCTTTCCCGATCCGGGCGTCCGGCTGGAGCCACCACTTCCCGAGGTGGCGTTCGTCGGGCGGTCGAACGTGGGGAAGTCGAGCCTGCTGAACGCGCTGGTGGGCAAGAAGGGGCTCGCGCGCGTGAGCGGCACCCCGGGCAAGACCAGGCTGGTGAACGTCTTCCGGCTGCCCGGCCTCTACCTGGTGGACTTGCCGGGCTACGGGTTCGCTCGGGCCAGCAAGACGGCGCGTGCCGGATTCCGCGAGTTGCTCAACGGCTACGTCGCGCAGCGCGACACGCTCGCCGGCGTGGTCTGGATGCTCGATATCCGACGCGACCTTTCCGAGGACGACCAGGAGGTGCGCGGCCTGCTCGCGGCCTCCGGCCACCCGGTGCTGGCGGTGCTGACCAAGATCGACAAGCTGGGGCGGGCGGCCGCCCGCGACCGGACGCTGGCCCTCGCCAGGGAACTCCAGCTCGCCGTGGACGAATTGCAGCCGACCAGTACCGTGACAGGGGAAGGGATCGCCGACCTGAGCGAGTCCATCCTGTCCGTCGCCGACCAAGGACACGACGCATGA